In the genome of Vicia villosa cultivar HV-30 ecotype Madison, WI linkage group LG7, Vvil1.0, whole genome shotgun sequence, one region contains:
- the LOC131616110 gene encoding protein gar2-like isoform X2: protein MPPKTPKRGSASGGAKRGGRPSRGTAKAAQNQPEPVEEKMVVEEEPKVEENPAVEEKPVVEENSVVEDKAIDVNQTTSEAAGESVSVMKNEEEVKESIDEYEKDERLDLEDNDPEYEPEEYGGVDYDEKEIEQEEGHEVGEEVEEEAEDNVGQEEGESGEEEVEDGHDEMEEGEEDDEHAGEEHEHEQAELGDVEEEEHREVVKERRKRKEFEVFVGGLDKDATEDDLKKVFGEVGVVTEVRLMMNPQTKKNKGFAFLRFENVEQAKRAVAELRNPVINGKQCGVTPSQDSDTLYLGNICKTWTKEALKEKLKHYGVTNVEDVTLVEDSNDKGTNRGFAFLEFSSRSDAMDAFKRLQKRDVVFGVDKPAKVSFADSFIDPGDEIMSQVKTVFIDALPPSWDEDYVRSLLKKYGEVEKIELARNMPAARRKDYGFVTFGSHDAAIRCAESITGTELGEGEKKAKVRARLSRPLQRGRGKHVGRGDYRPGRGSAILSRPSWSRPAPRSFSSRGVRGIGSRALPVRPISARDRRPVMSIPVRSRPLPPPVRSYDRRAAAPPAYSKSSLKRDYGRREDLPPPRSRVAADYGSRVASERRPSYRDYPPRGSDYSDLPRSSSRAAPRRGYVDDGYSQRFERPPPPPPPHSSYREGRPRDYDAPLPGSKRSYAAVDDVPPRYADTGARQSRARVEYDYGGSASQYGDAYGDRVGRSSLGYGSGSRSSISGQESHGMYSSRQGTGYGGGSYGGSDVGGGMYSSSYGGDYVSRGSDVGGSSYSSMYSGRGAGGGSSYMGSSGSGSYY, encoded by the exons ATGCCTCCAAAGACGCCGAAGAGAGGGTCTGCATCCGGTGGTGCAAAGAGGGGTGGAAGACCATCGAGAGGGACTGCTAAGGCTGCACAGAATCAACCTGAACCTGTGGAGGAGAAGATGGTGGTTGAAGAGGAGCCTAAGGTGGAAGAGAATCCTGCTGTTGAGGAAAAGCCTGTGGTGGAAGAGAATTCTGTTGTTGAGGATAAAGCTATTGATGTGAATCAGACAACATCAGAGGCTGCAGGAGAATCCGTGTCTGTGATGAAAA ATGAAGAGGAGGTTAAAGAGTCTATAGATGAATATGAGAAGGATGAACGTCTAGATTTAGAGGATAATGATCCTGAATATGAACCTGAGGAGTATGGTGGAGTTGATTATGATGAGAAGGAAATTGAACAGGAAGAGGGTCACGAGGTTGGAGAGGAAGTTGAGGAAGAAGCTGAAGACAATGTTGGTCAAGAAGAAGGTGAATCAGGTGAGGAAGAAGTCGAAGATGGTCATGATGAAATGGAGGAGGGTGAAGAGGATGATGAGCATGCTGGTGAGGAGCATGAGCACGAGCAGGCAGAGCTGGGTGACGTGGAAGAAGAGGAACATCGCGAGGTTGTGAAGGAGAGGCGAAAGCGGAAAGAATTTGAAGTGTTTGTTGGGGGCCTAGACAAGGATGCTACAGAAGATGATCTGAAGAAGGTTTTTGGTGAAGTTGGGGTTGTTACTGAGGTCAGGCTGATGATGAATCCTCAAACTAAAAAGAATAAGGGATTTGCATTCTTGCGTTTTGAAAACGTGGAGCAAGCTAAACGAGCGGTAGCAGAGCTTAGAAATCCAGTG ATTAACGGCAAACAATGTGGTGTTACTCCAAGTCAGGACAGTGATACCCTCTATTTAGGAAACATATGCAAGACATGGACAAAGGAAGCT TTAAAGGAGAAACTGAAGCATTACGGAGTTACAAATGTTGAGGATGTGACTTTGGTTGAAGATTCTAATGATAAAGGAACAAACCGTGGATTTGCGTTCTTGGAATTTTCCTCACGTTCAGATGCTATGGATGCCTTTAAGAGGCTGCAGAAGAGGGATGTTGTGTTCGGAGTTGATAAGCCTGCAAAGGTTTCATTCGCAGATTCTTTTATTGACCCTGGTGATGAAATTATGTCGCAG GTTAAAACTGTATTTATCGATGCACTTCCTCCTTCATGGGATGAAGATTATGTCCGGAGTCTTCTCAAGAAATATGGTGAGGTTGAAAAGATTGAACTTGCCAGGAACATGCCAGCTGCTCGTAGGAAGGACTATGGGTTTGTTACCTTTGGCTCACATGATGCGGCTATAAGATGTGCTGAAAGCATTACTGGTACCGAATTGGGTGAAGGGGAGAAAAAG GCTAAAGTGAGGGCTAGGTTATCAAGGCCACTTCAAAGAGGCCGCGGAAAACACGTTGGTCGTGGGGACTACCGCCCGGGCCGTGGGTCCGCAATATTGTCAAGACCTTCTTGGAGCCGACCTGCACCCCGTAGTTTTTCTTCGCGCGGGGTAAGAGGAATTGGAAGTCGTGCACTTCCAGTCAGGCCTATTAGTGCTAGAGATAGACGCCCTGTTATGTCTATACCGGTTAGAAGTAGGCCACTACCTCCTCCCGTTAGATCTTATGATAGAAGAGCAGCTG CCCCTCCTGCATATTCAAAAAGTAGCTTGAAGCGAGATTATGGTCGGCGTGAGGATCTACCACCTCCAAGAAGTAGAGTTGCCGCAGATTATGGATCAAGAGTGGCCTCTGAAAGACGCCCATCTTATAGAGATTATCCACCCCGTGGATCTGACTACTCTGATCTCCCTAGAAGTTCATCTCGTGCTGCACCAAGGAGAGGTTATGTGGATGATGGTTACAGCCAAAGGTTTGAGAGGCCCCCTCCTCCACCCCCTCCCCATTCAAGTTATCGTGAAGGGCGCCCTCGTGATTATGATGCTCCTCTACCTGGGTCAAAACGTTCTTATGCTGCTGTG GATGATGTTCCCCCACGATACGCTGATACTGGTGCTCGTCAATCAAGAGCTCGAGTGGAATATGATTATGGGGGCAGTGCTTCACAGTATGGTGATGCTTATGGTGATAG AGTTGGAAGATCAAGTCTTGGATATGGCAGTGGCAGCCGAAGTTCTATTTCTGGTCAAGAATCACACGGAATGTATAGCAGTCGGCAGGGAACGGGTTATGGTGGAG GATCTTATGGTGGTAGTGATGTTGGAGGAGGCATGTACTCGTCAAGTTATGGTGGTGATTATGTTTCGCGTGGAAGTGAT GTTGGCGGCAGCTCATATTCGTCAATGTATTCTGGCAGAGGTGCGGGCGGCGGTAGCAGTTACATGGGCAGCAGTGGATCGGGATCTTATTATTGA
- the LOC131619813 gene encoding uncharacterized protein LOC131619813: MSVLVNGSATKDFKVQRGLRQGDPISPFLFVIAMEGLSALMKKSVEVRDFKPFKFVEEDYVDILQFADDTVIIGEPTCDNLWSMKVLLRGFELGLFRLNSLVFGLEKVLVRRVWKDVVTNIKSRLSMWKGRNISIGGRMTLIGSVLNVIPIFTLSFFKSPSKIIQEIRGLLSNFLWNGNVNKRCIHWVKWENVCKPRGKGGLGIRDVGEMNRSLLLKWKWRILKEDKATWSRFLLLRYQNPKIKVLASCVDVLNQDDSSWWRDIIFNDFKEEDSVEGFNDWHSCWLGDQTLHASFSHLFDLSTNKLCKVSDVITWNNGAYSWNIYVLFGIDGLLPLGPNFFQPASNGIVSVFDLQLRDLKSVIEWHCLEQLGK; encoded by the exons ATGTCCGTTTTGGTCAACGGTAGTGCTACCAAAGATTTTAAAGTTCAAAGAGGCTTACGTCAAGGTGACCCgatttctccttttctctttgtaATCGCTATGGAAGGTCTTAGTGCTCTCATGAAGAAATCGGTGGAGGTGCGGGATTTTAAACCGTTCAAATTTGTTGAAGAAGATTAtgtggatattctccaatttgcaGATGACACTGTAATTATTGGAGAACCTACATGTGATAATCTTTGGAGTATGAAAGTATTGTTGAGAGGCTTCGAGCTT GGTCTTTTCCGTTTGAATTCCTTGGTATTTGGGTTGGAGAAGGTGCTAGTAAGAAGAGTGTGGAAGGATGTGGTTACTAATATCAAATCAAGATTATCAATGTGGAAGGGTAGAAATATTTCCATCGGCGGAAGGATGACTCTTATTGGTTCGGTGCTTAATGTTATCCCAATCTTTACTCTTTCCTTCTTTAAATCTCCGAGCAAAATTATCCAAGAAATTAGAGGCCTTCTTAGTAACTTCTTATGGAACGGGAATGTGAACAAAAGATGtattcattgggtgaagtgggagaaTGTTTGCAAACCTAGGGGAAAAGGTGGATTGGGTATTAGAGATGTTGGTGAAATGAATAGATCTCTCCTTctcaaatggaagtggagaatattgaaggaGGACAAAGCCACTTGGAGTAGATTTCTACTATTGAGATATCAAAATCCAAAAATTAAAGTGTTAGCCTCTTGTGTGGATGTTTTAAACCAGGATGATTCTAGTTGGTGGAGAGATATCATCTTTAATGACTTTAAAGAGGAGGATTCTGTTGAAGGCTTCAATGATTGG CATAGTTGTTGGTTGGGCGATCAAACTCTTCATGCTTCCTTCTCGCATTTGTTCGATCTGTCAACCAATAAACTTTGCAAGGTTAGTGATGTCATCACTTGGAACAATGGTGCTTATTCTTGGAATATTTATGTTCTCTTTGGTATTGATGGCTTGCTTCCATTGGGTCCGAATTTCTTCCAACCCGCCTCAAACGGAATAGTTTCGGTTTTTGATCTTCAATTGAGGGATTTAAAAAGCGTTATTGAATGGCATTGTCTCGAACAACTTGGAAAATGA
- the LOC131617980 gene encoding uncharacterized protein At1g28695-like: MKKELIMDNLRQTLGSFAMVALLFVGFIIIYNGSFSSFSPQLLQSNESTNINEAYKDGLGAALAKASKGNNKTLIIAIVNKAYVEQDVNDDITMFDLFLTSFWLGEGTRSLIDNLLIVAVDRTAYDRCEFFRLNCFRLETDGVDFEGEKLYMSQDFIMMMWRRTIFLGEVLKRGYNFIFTDTDVMWLRNPFKKLSLERDEDLQISTDHYHGDPWSENNINTGFYFVRSNNKTISLFETWYKNKDNSTGKKEQDVLEDLIEGGIFKHLKLKVRFLDTLYFSGFCQDSKDFRAVTTVHANCCRSITAKVADLKTALRDWKQFKKLDVNSTMNIHWSSHERCSQSWVGV; this comes from the exons ATGAAGAAAGAATTAATAATGGATAATCTGAGGCAAACCCTTGGGAGTTTTGCAATGGTGGCATTACTCTTTGTTGGATTTATTATCATTTACAATGGCTCATTCTCATCTTTTTCCCCTCAATTACTTCAATCAAATGAG agTACCAATATTAATGAAGCATATAAAGATGGTCTTGGAGCAGCTTTGGCCAAAGCTTCAAAGGGAAATAACAAAACATTGATAATTGCTATTGTAAATAAGGCTTATGTAGAACAAGATGTTAATGATGATATCAccatgtttgatttgtttttaacCAGCTTTTGGCTTGGAGAAGGAACGAGGTCTTTGATTGATAATCTTCTCATCGTTGCCGTTGATCGAACGGCTTACGATCGATGCGAGTTTTTTAGATTGAATTGCTTTAGATTGGAAACCGATGGAGTTGATTTTGAAGGTGAAAAACTTTACATGTCTCAAGATTTCATCATGATGATGTGGAGAAGGACAATTTTTCTTGGGGAAGTTCTAAAACGTGGTTATAACTTCATTTTCACG GACACTGATGTAATGTGGTTAAGAAATCCATTTAAAAAGTTGAGCTTGGAAAGAGATGAAGACCTCCAAATTAGCACAGACCACTATCATGGGGATCCTTGgtcagaaaataatataaatactGGATTTTACTTTGTTAGATCGAACAACAAGACAATTTCCTTGTTTGAAACATGGTACAAAAACAAAGACAATTCCACGGGGAAAAAGGAGCAAGATGTGCTTGAAGACCTAATTGAAGGTGGTATATTTAAACATTTGAAACTCAAGGTTAGATTCTTAGATACACTTTATTTTAGTGGATTTTGCCAAGATAGTAAGGATTTCAGAGCTGTAACAACTGTTCATGCTAATTGTTGTCGAAGCATCACTGCAAAGGTGGCTGATTTAAAGACAGCTCTTCGTGATTGGAAGCAATTTAAGAAGTTAGATGTTAATTCTACCATGAATATTCATTGGTCAAGTCACGAGAGGTGTTCCCAATCTTGGGTAGGGGTGTAA
- the LOC131616110 gene encoding protein gar2-like isoform X1: MPPKTPKRGSASGGAKRGGRPSRGTAKAAQNQPEPVEEKMVVEEEPKVEENPAVEEKPVVEENSVVEDKAIDVNQTTSEAAGESVSVMKKDEEEVKESIDEYEKDERLDLEDNDPEYEPEEYGGVDYDEKEIEQEEGHEVGEEVEEEAEDNVGQEEGESGEEEVEDGHDEMEEGEEDDEHAGEEHEHEQAELGDVEEEEHREVVKERRKRKEFEVFVGGLDKDATEDDLKKVFGEVGVVTEVRLMMNPQTKKNKGFAFLRFENVEQAKRAVAELRNPVINGKQCGVTPSQDSDTLYLGNICKTWTKEALKEKLKHYGVTNVEDVTLVEDSNDKGTNRGFAFLEFSSRSDAMDAFKRLQKRDVVFGVDKPAKVSFADSFIDPGDEIMSQVKTVFIDALPPSWDEDYVRSLLKKYGEVEKIELARNMPAARRKDYGFVTFGSHDAAIRCAESITGTELGEGEKKAKVRARLSRPLQRGRGKHVGRGDYRPGRGSAILSRPSWSRPAPRSFSSRGVRGIGSRALPVRPISARDRRPVMSIPVRSRPLPPPVRSYDRRAAAPPAYSKSSLKRDYGRREDLPPPRSRVAADYGSRVASERRPSYRDYPPRGSDYSDLPRSSSRAAPRRGYVDDGYSQRFERPPPPPPPHSSYREGRPRDYDAPLPGSKRSYAAVDDVPPRYADTGARQSRARVEYDYGGSASQYGDAYGDRVGRSSLGYGSGSRSSISGQESHGMYSSRQGTGYGGGSYGGSDVGGGMYSSSYGGDYVSRGSDVGGSSYSSMYSGRGAGGGSSYMGSSGSGSYY, from the exons ATGCCTCCAAAGACGCCGAAGAGAGGGTCTGCATCCGGTGGTGCAAAGAGGGGTGGAAGACCATCGAGAGGGACTGCTAAGGCTGCACAGAATCAACCTGAACCTGTGGAGGAGAAGATGGTGGTTGAAGAGGAGCCTAAGGTGGAAGAGAATCCTGCTGTTGAGGAAAAGCCTGTGGTGGAAGAGAATTCTGTTGTTGAGGATAAAGCTATTGATGTGAATCAGACAACATCAGAGGCTGCAGGAGAATCCGTGTCTGTGATGAAAA AAGATGAAGAGGAGGTTAAAGAGTCTATAGATGAATATGAGAAGGATGAACGTCTAGATTTAGAGGATAATGATCCTGAATATGAACCTGAGGAGTATGGTGGAGTTGATTATGATGAGAAGGAAATTGAACAGGAAGAGGGTCACGAGGTTGGAGAGGAAGTTGAGGAAGAAGCTGAAGACAATGTTGGTCAAGAAGAAGGTGAATCAGGTGAGGAAGAAGTCGAAGATGGTCATGATGAAATGGAGGAGGGTGAAGAGGATGATGAGCATGCTGGTGAGGAGCATGAGCACGAGCAGGCAGAGCTGGGTGACGTGGAAGAAGAGGAACATCGCGAGGTTGTGAAGGAGAGGCGAAAGCGGAAAGAATTTGAAGTGTTTGTTGGGGGCCTAGACAAGGATGCTACAGAAGATGATCTGAAGAAGGTTTTTGGTGAAGTTGGGGTTGTTACTGAGGTCAGGCTGATGATGAATCCTCAAACTAAAAAGAATAAGGGATTTGCATTCTTGCGTTTTGAAAACGTGGAGCAAGCTAAACGAGCGGTAGCAGAGCTTAGAAATCCAGTG ATTAACGGCAAACAATGTGGTGTTACTCCAAGTCAGGACAGTGATACCCTCTATTTAGGAAACATATGCAAGACATGGACAAAGGAAGCT TTAAAGGAGAAACTGAAGCATTACGGAGTTACAAATGTTGAGGATGTGACTTTGGTTGAAGATTCTAATGATAAAGGAACAAACCGTGGATTTGCGTTCTTGGAATTTTCCTCACGTTCAGATGCTATGGATGCCTTTAAGAGGCTGCAGAAGAGGGATGTTGTGTTCGGAGTTGATAAGCCTGCAAAGGTTTCATTCGCAGATTCTTTTATTGACCCTGGTGATGAAATTATGTCGCAG GTTAAAACTGTATTTATCGATGCACTTCCTCCTTCATGGGATGAAGATTATGTCCGGAGTCTTCTCAAGAAATATGGTGAGGTTGAAAAGATTGAACTTGCCAGGAACATGCCAGCTGCTCGTAGGAAGGACTATGGGTTTGTTACCTTTGGCTCACATGATGCGGCTATAAGATGTGCTGAAAGCATTACTGGTACCGAATTGGGTGAAGGGGAGAAAAAG GCTAAAGTGAGGGCTAGGTTATCAAGGCCACTTCAAAGAGGCCGCGGAAAACACGTTGGTCGTGGGGACTACCGCCCGGGCCGTGGGTCCGCAATATTGTCAAGACCTTCTTGGAGCCGACCTGCACCCCGTAGTTTTTCTTCGCGCGGGGTAAGAGGAATTGGAAGTCGTGCACTTCCAGTCAGGCCTATTAGTGCTAGAGATAGACGCCCTGTTATGTCTATACCGGTTAGAAGTAGGCCACTACCTCCTCCCGTTAGATCTTATGATAGAAGAGCAGCTG CCCCTCCTGCATATTCAAAAAGTAGCTTGAAGCGAGATTATGGTCGGCGTGAGGATCTACCACCTCCAAGAAGTAGAGTTGCCGCAGATTATGGATCAAGAGTGGCCTCTGAAAGACGCCCATCTTATAGAGATTATCCACCCCGTGGATCTGACTACTCTGATCTCCCTAGAAGTTCATCTCGTGCTGCACCAAGGAGAGGTTATGTGGATGATGGTTACAGCCAAAGGTTTGAGAGGCCCCCTCCTCCACCCCCTCCCCATTCAAGTTATCGTGAAGGGCGCCCTCGTGATTATGATGCTCCTCTACCTGGGTCAAAACGTTCTTATGCTGCTGTG GATGATGTTCCCCCACGATACGCTGATACTGGTGCTCGTCAATCAAGAGCTCGAGTGGAATATGATTATGGGGGCAGTGCTTCACAGTATGGTGATGCTTATGGTGATAG AGTTGGAAGATCAAGTCTTGGATATGGCAGTGGCAGCCGAAGTTCTATTTCTGGTCAAGAATCACACGGAATGTATAGCAGTCGGCAGGGAACGGGTTATGGTGGAG GATCTTATGGTGGTAGTGATGTTGGAGGAGGCATGTACTCGTCAAGTTATGGTGGTGATTATGTTTCGCGTGGAAGTGAT GTTGGCGGCAGCTCATATTCGTCAATGTATTCTGGCAGAGGTGCGGGCGGCGGTAGCAGTTACATGGGCAGCAGTGGATCGGGATCTTATTATTGA
- the LOC131617979 gene encoding uncharacterized protein At1g28695-like produces MVALLFVYFIFLYNWPFSSLSSSQLLLSHNEPLCHHQSHKNTNINEVYGDSLGTALAKASMGNNKTLIIAIINKAYVEQDVNGDAITMFDLFLSSFWLGEGTKSLVDNLLIVAVDQTAYDRCMFLRLNCFRLETDGVDFEGEKFYMSQDFINMMWRRTFFLLEVLKRGYNFIFTDTDVMWLRNSFKKLSLKRDEDLQISTDNYHGDPWSENNINTGFYFVRSNNKTISLFETWYESKDNSTGKKEQDVLRDLMGGGIFKHLKLKVRFLDTLYFSGFCQDSKDFRAVTTVHANCCRSITAKVADLKTALHDWKQFKKLDVNSTMNIHWSSHERCSQSWG; encoded by the exons ATGGTAGCATTactctttgtttattttattttcctttacaaTTGGCCCTTCTCATCTCTTTCCTCGTCCCAGCTACTTCTCTCCCACAATGAACCACTCTGCCATCACCAATCACACAAG aATACCAATATTAATGAAGTATATGGAGATAGTCTTGGAACAGCTTTGGCCAAAGCTTCAATGGGAAATAACAAAACGTTGATAATTGCTATAATAAATAAGGCTTATGTAGAACAAGATGTTAATGGTGATGCCATCACCATGTTTGATCTATTCTTAAGTAGCTTTTGGCTTGGAGAAGGAACAAAGTCTTTGGTTGATAATCTTCTTATTGTAGCCGTTGATCAAACGGCCTATGATCGATGCATGTTTTTGAGGTTGAATTGCTTTAGATTGGAAACCGATGGAGTTGATTTTGAAGGAGAGAAATTCTACATGTCTCAAGATTTCATCAACATGATGTGGAGAAGGactttttttcttttggaagtTCTAAAACGTGGTTACAACTTCATTTTCACT GACACTGATGTAATGTGGTTAAgaaattcatttaaaaaattaagcTTGAAAAGAGATGAAGACCTTCAAATTAGCACAGACAACTATCATGGTGATCCTTGgtcagaaaataatataaatactGGATTTTACTTTGTAAGATCGAACAACAAGACCATATCTTTGTTTGAAACATGGTACGAAAGCAAAGATAATTCCACAGGAAAAAAGGAGCAAGATGTGCTTCGAGACCTAATGGGAGGTGGTATATTTAAACATTTGAAACTCAAGGTTAGATTCTTAGATACACTTTATTTTAGTGGATTTTGCCAGGATAGTAAGGATTTCAGAGCTGTAACAACGGTTCATGCTAATTGTTGTCGAAGCATCACTGCAAAGGTAGCTGATTTAAAGACAGCTCTTCATGATTGGAAGCAATTTAAGAAGTTAGATGTTAATTCTACCATGAATATTCATTGGTCAAGTCACGAGAGGTGTTCCCAATCTTGGGGATGA